TGTACATGTTGTACTTCACACTGCAATGCTTCTACAGACATCACAGATACATTTCGTCTAGTTCCATCTAATCATCTCCGACCCACTCTTGCAGCAACATGTTCTGAGCAATTTGGAACGATGTCTCTGTCCACCAGGATTCTGGTCAAACGACAAGTTTTTTCCATGCAAGATGTGACTGCTGGAGAGCTGTCTTCATGTCTTAAGATTATCCAGCAGATTtacagagaaaagaaaaagtaatcaATCCTGTCCATATTTCTATCGACAGGGCAAATGTTGCGGAAAATTAAATAAACGCTGATCCGGGTGGTCGTAACATTATACGTCCCCACAAAACGACGAAAGCTGTTacgaatacagtcaaactcctttacaacgaagctcaggggacagcaaaaaaaattcgcagtaaaagtattttcgttaaaaaggatgtccattattggacctataggcttcagcgggaccgcaaaaaaaatttgctgtagtggtattttcgttaaaaaggtgttcgctataaaggagtttgactgtattaagTGTCACGGGTCATTAACATAATGACGGTGAAGAAAAGTAGCGATAGCTGACAGTGCCGCACGTAGCCAATTGTGAACAGGATGAGGGTATTTGTTCCGAAGGCTGTACACAGCAAATGACTTttgtctttttctctttttatgtAATCCAAGCTCCAGGGGTACTTTAGCCACAGACAACGGGTTAAGCACATTTGAAGGGGAACTTTCAGGGAACCAGATAGGTTCTGGGGACTCGTGACCACATGTACAGTACTGGACTGCATGCGGGAACAAAAATGCACTCGCCAGCAAATGCAAACTGTGTTTCCATGCCATGGAAAAACTTACTGTGCCCAATATTTGACTGCATGCTGGATGACTATAAATGGTATACACTATTGCTCAAAAGCATTCTGATGCTATTTCCTAAGCCAAAATCCTTGCATTTATGGCTCTTATTCATCACAGCAGCTAATTCATGGACATATAGGCCAACACTGTTATACCACACATGGCACACGAAAAGTTCCTGGACATCCAAGAATTGTAATCGAGCTCACCGACCCTTCCCAGAAGGTGTGGCAAAGATGAAGTACAGTACCAGTAGTTTGTACTAGTGGAGGTCCACTAGTGTGTTTTTAATGGCTTGGTTTTTATCTGTTGTATTTTTGTCTGAAGGTAGTTTTATAAGAAGCTAAGAACAATTACTACTGCTTCGCCACCCTATGCCGTACATGTGAACGAACATGCCAAAAACATATCCGCCAAGAACTACATGTGTGATCTTAACAATATTTGCCCTAGAAAACAACGCCTTCCTCAAATTAGTGAGTATCATGTCCTTTGGCCCTGTCCATGACAACCAACATATTCAATAAGGTAAGAAAAATTGTGCTGATTTTGTATGTCTGTCACATATGTGTTAACAATGCACAGGGTTGCACTAGATAGCATGTCACACAGCAGGCACGTCAGACATCAAAATGTGGGTCATACAATGTGTGAAAAAAATTATATTAAAAAGTCATAGTTGTCGTCAAATCCTAAAAGGTGTAAGTATTAGTGTCATGACAGAAAATGTGCAATTTATAGGGCTGTGCAAATAGTAATTTCAAAAATTGAAGCagatacgaagcgaatagttacaTAACCAAACCAACAATGTGCATGTGGATCTCACTCACTATGACAGCACGCACTTTTTTTATAGCTTCTCTtctgatgtgtgtgtgtgtggggggggttcgtttttttttacgagTTTGGAAGAGACAtcgctttgatttgaaattcgAATACAGGACTCCAATCGAATATGTACAATTATTCATGATGAAGGAatgaataaccgagagacacgggacacgaagacaagcacaagagttctcagacacagtaatGATTTAATAACACACAAACCTCCTAAATACTTAACAACTCCCggaggggagggagagggataAAGGATGGCCTATTTACACTGTTCCCACGTTACTGGAAGTTGTTAGGTATTTAGGAGGTTTGTGTGTTATTAAATCattactgtgtctgagaactcttgtgcttgtcttcgtgccccgtgtctctcggttattcgttccttcatcatcatgcaccagttagtctgcgcccatCTCTTTTACAATTATCCACTTTGGTATgagaaaaatctgaatattcGCACACATTATGCATCAAAGTTGCAAAAATGCAATGCAACAAATGACATTGTGAAGAGTACAGCTCCTGTGTAGCTAACCAAACACAATGCACAGGCCATACGAAGTGGCACAGGCAACTGGAAATACAGAGAAGTGAGTAGCTTTTATTTCCCTTCATGCGCCTAGGTAAGAAGTTaacccgattttttttttctgtggctTGTTGACACTTTTGCACAGTTCACTATTGCACCTTTCTTTTTAATGATGTTATGAAAATGTGATACGTTATCTAGGCAACCGCGTACACAGAGACGTAGTTCCTATGACATTTCAGCAGACTTTACCACAGGAATACTTTCTTTCTTGACAGGAATAATCCCCCAGGGACCGACATGCTGACCTAAGTCTTCACAGAATCATGGGGCTGACCCTAAGAATTCTCTTTGTATCTACAAACCTACCCTAGGACAACAAAGCAATCGTAGGAAATTTTCAGCTATGTCCTTTAACTACGTCGTTCGTAATTTGTTGTGCCCCTTTTATCTCACGCATCTTCGTTGGCACACCTAAAGCTGGCTTCTGCGTCAAAGTCTGCCATGACAGCAGATGGTAAATATGACTTTCTGTAGGTTCACATGTAAATAAACAGCCTTGGGGTGGACTTGATAGGCATCAATGTTGACTTACAACTGGTTTTATAAATCCCTTTCATGGGTGCCTATTATTATGTGCCATCCTATTTTCAaatgaagagtgcaccctgccaATTCATGCAGACTTGGCAGGTCATGGTCTTTGATTTGAAAGAATGTGCATACATATTTGTTGTTGATCGTTCTTTTCTGATAACACTGCAAGGTTTAAATTTGTATCTTAACATAGTTCCTAACAAAAGGAAAGGGCACCAGCATGCCCAAGATGTGACTATTTTAATGCTTCATTTTTTGTGCAGAGCCGAGGTATTTTTAAGGAATGGTTTCCCACTGTCCTGCTATGAAACGTTAAGACATTATTATGAGTTTCATAAGAATCTTCTGCTGTTTTGTCCAGTAACACGTATTGCTAGTTGATCATACCAGTTGCACTGTTTGCACAAATGCAACAGCAGTATTGTCTTCTTGAAGGATTTGCTATAGCTTTTAGCTATTTCTTTCAAAcctactttttttcttctaacgTGTCATTCTTAACCTGATCATTCTAGCTTAGAACTACTCTGACTCTGTCCATTGTTCACCACTGTACAGCATTCATAGCCATAATTTCTCAACCTCAACTCATCATTATTGTCATCATCACACCACCAAAATGCTGATATGCCTCACTCTAGAATGTTATCTCGAACTACACTTGACATAAGCTTAAAGCTGAAGGAAGCATGACCTACATCATGTCACGGTTCGAGTGGCGTAGCTCTACCAGCATTCCAGTTGGCAGTGACCCTAACTGGAGAAACATGCAGCATGTCACTTTCTGCATGTCACTTCTCAGCATGTCACTTCCTCATACAAAAGAGTACGTGTTCTCGACGGCTCGTCCATGTGAAGGATGCGTTGCCTGTAGGTTCTCCAGAGAGGCCGTACGTAACCGAACCGACCCACTGTACGTGAGGAGTTCCGCTGGCGGCCCAGCGTTCCCGTCGGGGGGTTGAGACGCGAGGACAAAGTCCGTCAGAGTAACATCTGAAGCTCCGCCAGACTCCAGTGGGATAGGGTGAACACGAAAGTGCTCCAGCATGTCAAAGATTGTTTGGAACCACAGGTGCTGAACACGGCACTGTTCCTCCGGGTTTAGGGTCATCCGCAGGTGCTGCGTACATTGGTATGTCTTACTCAGACATGTCGAAATGACCTTCCGGCTAGAGCCTGAGgctttcgggaaatatttttttctaagttcggggagtaaaaatcgggtaaataaacgtgtgctctaaatCCATGCAAATTCTGGTGGAAAAATTTCCAGTgcgctaaaatcggggagaaatcgggctcggTTACTCAGACTGGTTCAGTACAAATAGTGATGTAActgtgtttgctgccaaacaagttagtgtgcattccgaCAGACATCTTAGTGAGGGCAATGTGccggtaaaaatcgggtttcaccctaaagaggcaaccttcaatttggggtgcaaattcggggaagaatcgggttaaaccctaaaacttcaggctctacttatggCACAACGGTTACAATATTACAAGTTAGTACAGCTGTCTCTCCTTATGACTTCAACATTACAGAAGACTTAACAGTACAGACTTACAGTAGTAACTTAACTGAACATTGGTTACCATACACTTTGCGTCATGCGCAGCAGTTTGTCATCCCCAAATGTAGAACTGTCTACGGGTGCCAACGTTTGCGTTTTTTTACTACCCGTCTTTTTTAACGATCATTGCGATACTACGCTAAATGCAACATCTCTTGGTGATTTTAAGTGTCGGTTGGTTAACGAAGTTATGTGCTAACTGAGTAGATGCTCCATATGTTGCACTTTAGATTTGTTGTGTCGTTTTATCTGTTTTCTTTGATCATTTTGGCTATCCTGTGGCAACTTGTGTGTAATGGTTGCGTTATTAACGTTCCTTGTTGCCATTTTTCATGTTGATTACTTGCTTGTGTTCCTTGTTGCCATGATGTGCTGTTTATGCCTTTTTTTACTGTAAGTGTTGTGTGCTGTGGACATGCGTTTCGGGGGTTTGGTCCCCCTTTTGCGGGAACACAGGTGCTTGCCTTTTaacaataaacaacaaacagtAGCCTAGAACAAGCCCTCCTCACTCTGATGTTGTGCAACTGCTCCAGTAAATTTGTTTTCACTGACTTGCTTTTTTCAAGATCCTGAGTTATGACTAAGGTGTACCAATTTGTTACTGCTTTGGGAAGAGCCCATTCCCTGTCTGTCAACCTAGCTGTGCAAAATATTGAGGAGAGATTTCAGCAAAAATGTAACATGCACTCCGAGACAACATAAGTGAAGCTACAGTCACGGGGGGTATACCTGCCCCAGTGGACAATGTTGTGCACACATTGAGAGCGGGCATACGAGAGTAGATCGAATGCCAGGTACACACACTTCAATAACGCAAATATTACGAGTGTTTGCATGCCAATGTGCCATTTGTATGTCGTGTGCAATGAGTGTTTTCacaacatgatcagtgtacacGCAGCAGTTCGAAACATACGGGCGCACTAAGTTGCGACTCGGAGGCGTCATGCGTCCATCTAAGCGAATCACAGACGTCTTTAGGTGTGCGGACAGAAATGACCCGGAGAAGCCAAGTCAACAGCACCTACACCTACAAAGAAAGCCTGATCGCTTagacgacgtgacgtaacaattaagggTCTGCCAATCACGACCGTAGTTTGGCGGCCGTAGCTACGGAGATGAGCCACCTGTTGCCGCAGAAAGCCTGCGTTTTAAATCGTCTACGGCGATTGACTGCAtcctgactttatatgtccatgTAGTGAAAAGTCCATGTAGTGTAGTGGAAAGAGGAGGAATTAAGTGCCAGCCCTCcccgtcctcctattggccggcatcctggaggcggagcctccctcgctcttggtcagcaaacgcaaggatagtcgaCAATTTTAGCACAGGTGCATTACATGGAAAAGTTTCAAAAGCTTGCCCAAATCTGTCAACAAAAaaataattgtcataaaaaaaagtgcgtttccTTACCTTTGCTCTTCCCTGAAAGTTGAAGGTGAGCACACACTCTCCCTTCCGTGTCTCACTCTGGCGCACGAGAAACACCCCGTGTCCCAGTGGACCTTCTCTCAGAACCAGCTGCGCGGCATCGCTGCGTGACAATGTCCCGTGAAACCACGGATACTCCCTGAGGGACTGGTAGAGATCTGCCGCTGCCGTTTCGGGATCCGATGCTGCCGTTCCTCCGGATTCGTTGCCAGACTGTGTGTCCCTTCCGGGTGTGGCCTGCGTGTCGGTCGAAATGGGCCTCGGTGTAACTGTCACGGCGCCCGCGGCTGAAGCTGTTGGCGTCGAAGCATCCCCTCCTTCTGCAACTTCTGCAATTAATAGAAAAGGTACGTGTTAGGGGCCTTCATATGGGAGATTGTGTGTTTGATCCTGGCCGAGGACATTAAATGCGGTCTGCCACGTACACATTTCGGCGcacattagaaccccctaaggTGCAGTGGCGTAGaccgatttttcttttttgagggTAGGAGGTTTTATGGGAGCTTTACACGGGGATGATGATTTCACCTCcattttccctttcccaaatgcaTTACCAATGGTTTAGAGGGAGGTGAACCCTCCTCCCTCTGGCTATGTATGAACCAACATCTTGTGGTTCCccctgcaggatattccccatggttagTCATGTGCGAGTGACGTGATCTGAAGTGTTCGTGTACGTGGCAGCAGATATCTATGATGTTTCTTTTTGTATCTTGCGCTGGAGTATTCTAGGCAATGTTGTTCATGTGAATACACAAAACATTATAGCCTGCTTTGGAGGGCAAAAATAATCCATAGATCAACTGGTGTGGTGTCACTCATGATCAAGGCCGGCGAGAGAAATCCCGGGGATGAGTCACACCCGggccccctcctcacgtctcgaTAACATATCTTAAGCATTTCTActttatatgattacgacgggTCTTCCCTGTACGGGGCGCCATCCCCGGCTGCCCCGCCCCCTCGCTGACCCTGCTcgtgatcacagttgtcttACAAtataaagccacaaattatcatGAGCACCACCCACAACATGTGACAGACTTGCTTTGTTTTGTGTAGCACAGTGAGGATGATCTGGAAATATACATGTATCGCAAATCACAAACACCAGCTTGTAAGCTGCACACGGCTAAACTTGCCTATATTGCGATGCAGCGTACTTCACATTTGGCCACACATTATACCTTCTCTCATGGTGTAGGAAACTGACGAAAGCTTAATCTCAGTAATTACAAATTAAAGcaacacatttttatttttgtacacAACACAATTTACCTTAGCCACGTTTACATGAATCTTTACAGAAGCACATCATATCCGCTGATTGCAGCAAATCCTCTACTGTCAAGCAATGTTAGCCAATCCGCTTCAGAGAACTGGTGTGAGGAGACGCGATAATTGAATACGATGTGCTTCTGTTGTACGCATGTACATGCAGCTGTTATGTCTAACATGAGTGTGTCTAGCTTAAAGCAACACTCACTTTTTATATTCGTCTGTTGTTCTCTGAGCCTGGCCAGGGGATCAGTCGTTGGTGTGGTGAGACGTGGTCTCCTAGCAGAAAAAGAATAGATGAATTTTCTTTGTAGTGTAGTAAATTGGTGCTGAGCTGAATTTACTTTAAAGCTATATAAAAgctataaatatatataagcAGAACCCCCGGACAAGAAACAAAGTTGGAATCTGTACAGTATTGCACAGTCCTGCGAGTCATCGGGTGGCAGACGACACGAGACTAAACATTACAGCCAGCCGAGGGCTCAGCTGTTACACCAAACGGGATATCTTTTCGTTTGTACTTTGGCACTACAGGACTTTCACATACATTATAACTAGGGTTTCCAGTTCTCTGTGTTTATAATTGTCGAGACCTCCCAAAACGCGCCAAAAACGAATGTCAAATTGCAGTAGCACAAGATCGTAACATAATGAAATACAGGATAACTTCTGTTTCTCACTTATCTTCGCCGTATCTCGTGATACCTTGGAAAATATAAACGCCGTAAACCGGTAACCCGGGAAAGAGTATAAAGTGTAATAATTTCTCCTCGTAGCACGAAAGATGCTGTTACATTGACAGCaaaacaaaaggaacaggatttGTCCATTCTGTCGTTTGCGATTTAAGCTCAAAGGAAACTGCAATTTGCACTTTCCCTCTTCTGTCTCCCTTTCAAGATGCACGACAACACACGACAGCCTCCCACTGATCGCTCGAACGATTTCCCGCGATGAATGGACACCCTTTCCACGCCGCCGAAGAGAaggagggaaagggaaagcgcAAACTTCAGCTCCCTTTGCGCTTTAATGCCACTTTGGGTACAAAGTGTCTGTGATGGCTATAACGTTGCAACGCGCCAAAATAGCATGCAGTGGCGCACGCTTCTTAAGATGCATGGATATTCCATAGCCTAATGCACACATGCCGACTCGTAAAAATGTACACAACGCAAAATGATAGTGAGAATTTTGTAGTCTACTTACGTGCTTTCTTCAGATGTATCGCCTAAGTGGCGCATGCAATAATGAATTGCACACAACCATGACTTCATACTCTCTGGATCGTGAGCTTCAATTACATATTCGGCATGAGGCTCTGCCTGCCCAACAAACAGCCACAGAGAAAATTCAATGTGAATGCAGTTGCATCGCAAGTTTGGGAGCTGATCTTAAAAATATCCCCTCTTACCTTGAGTACGAAAGTGTTCTCGTGGTCAGGCATTTCTAGTGCTGTAGTCTCCCGAGCGTCGTTAACTAGGAAGCAGAAGACTCCGCTCCGAGGCTTGACGGACTGCGGGTTCAACAATATAGGTATTCACACTCAGTTACAGGGGTTGTGGCACTTTGATAAATATGATTAATTGCATCATGCACGCATCACACTACACGCCAGAGTATCGTGGAACAAAGAAACTATTCCTCTATCTGTGTATTCACatgagcgacatcctcacggaatatcctgatggaagaaaaagaaaaaagaacgcatGTTACATTGAGCATCTGCACAGTGTCGGAATATTGGCTGCGCacagtttgcagacgacactgtctgtgccttttcctgtcgtctgctacgggatGTCTTGTGGTTCCCCTGCAGGATATTCTTCATGGTTAGTCATGCACGAAAGACATGATCTCAAGTGCTCATGCTTTCGTGGTAGCAGGTATCcatgttgtttttttgttttaccTTCTGCTGGAGTATTCTAGGGAATGTTGTTCATGTGAATGCACAATTCCCAGGACATTCTAACGGAAGATGCACAAAACATTTTAGCTTTCGGCTGCTACACGGGCGCTCAGTGTCATGTCTTTTTGTGCCTTTCTAACCATGGAGAATATCCAGCAGCcacaaccacgacctactagattataacgaccatgtcatatgcACCCCTCCCCAGctccgcatttggaagctagcggtggcgctgctcatcggcccggttattgcttcctcaatttctacaatactttgtacttcagcttaccttagtatttttgtacaagctgttgagattatgacatggtcgtgaTAATCAAGTAGGTCGGTAGGTAATATattccgcagcagacgacagggacgatggtgtcgtctgctacatacGCAGCACACTATTCCAGACATTCCAGCGCTGTGTGAATGCACAACATAGGATGCAGCAAAACTTCTGCCCTGCATGCAGTTTTTtgccttttcttccactagaatattcagTGGGGATatcactcgtgtgaatacatgaCAAGTGCGTTTGACATGACAAGTGACATGAGTTTGCGAGATACAAAACTCTTTCACAAACTTCTGTCCCAACCTCTGCCACTCCCCTGGCCGTGTTCACATCGATGCCCATAACAGTCTTTTACATTTTACTGAATAACTTGGGGTGCAGTGTCATACCCTCTTTTACACGAAGCAATGATCTACAAAGCAGATGGCTCCCGAAACATTTGTTGACACACCACCAATATGCTATTCCAAAACTGGATGGTATTTCCCCCCACCAATGTTGTCatgacagcaaatttggcctaAATATAGCGGCAACGACTCAAAAATTAATCTAAAGTAAATAACGACGTCACTGTCACGTCAAATCCGTGATATTATAATCGGTGCGTCATATGCTGATGCAAGGCCACCAAAGAAGTAATGTAGCCACCTTGGGTGGAGCATAGAACTCCAACATGTATCCACCGGATGTTTTGACCAGCGCCAAGCGAcacttttcccatttttggcggCCGTCAATATTTTCACCGCTGACGTAGTTCACAGTTCCTTCTTTGACACACTCCACGATCACTTTGGAATATTTCGTCTTCTCGTGTTTGTCTCCCTTTGATCTTCGATCAAACGGGTGGTGATGTTGCACGCCGGACAGCTCCACCTCGTCCGAATGCTGTTTGTGAAACAGACCCTTGCCCCTTTTTAATCCCTTGAAAGAGAGGCGTCGGAAGAACGGTCTGTGATGCACCTTGGGCGACGCCTCACCTTCGGGCTCGGACAGGTCACTGTAGTCCTCGTGATTCGCGGCAAATGACCGCAAGTTATCGTGTGAACACGTTCCACTGGGCGCCTTGATCGCGGGCCGCGCTGCGGCAATCGGTTCTTgcgaaccaccaccaccaccattcgtAGCAGAAGCACCGGCAACACCTCCGGCTGTCTCGTCGTGTCTTCGGTTTACTTCAGCCACGTAGTGTTCCAGGAATACGTCGGCGAACCGTCTGCCGATCTCCGCGTAGTCGACGGACTTGCCGATTTCGCTGTGATCGGCGATGAAAAGTTGATAGCTTTGGGCGAACTCGGTGGCAGCGattcgtgcatgtttctcgcAGAATTCTGGCCATTGCGGCCGTTCCTCGCCGTCGCCGTTTGGGGAAGTGGCCATGCCTTTACAACCATACTACCACGTGACAAATTGCCCCGTAGTATTGAAACTGGGACAACAACAAGGTTGGGTGACAAACATTTCGGGGTTTGAGATACGACGTCCTCGCAGCACTCACGCTAGCGCGACACGCAGCAGCCATATTGTTGTGTGGATGCGCAGTGTTGTATGCGCAATGGATGACGTTTTCAAAcctccgatttttttttttttagagatgtTTATTAATGATTCTGCTGACGTATGATGTGCTTCTTCTTCTGTGTAACTTTTGTTTAGACATGTCTTATTCTGTGCATGCTATTAAAACATGTGCTGAAAGTTCAGGAGTTCGGAAATTACAATTTTGGTTCGGACGATTTGGAAATTTGGAACTTACGTGTATTCATCTGCAAACAATGTGAAAAGCGGGAGAGAGCGAAACGCGAAACTTTGATAACAACAGGAAGAGTAGACACAACAGAGATTGCAGCGAAATTTTTGTCATTCGTTTCAAACCACAGTTCATTTTATCAGACTAGGTCCAGTTTGCAAGGCACCGTTGCTCTGTTGCTAATTAAGGACTCAGCGAATAACAAAAGCGAAGCAATGTCTGGTGGATTTATCCAGGTGAGACATCATATGCAAACCACTCCTTCTCCGCTATAGGCTGCATAACCGGACGAACCTGCTCAAGTTATTTCGCTTGGTCTTGTCTGATCCGTGCGGCACTGCACGGAAAACAGCACAAGCATTATGTTGTTTACTAAGTACGCTTTCCTTTCAGTTACCTTACAGGTTCTCTGAAGACATCCGAACACTTGACAGCGGCCCCCTGTTCGAACGGAAGTTCGAAACGAACGTTCGGTACGAAAGCGACCCTCAGCAATACCGCACGACGTTAGAGATGAAGAAACGTTACATTCCATCACACTTCTGCAGTACCATGGTTATTGACCTCGAAACAATGGAGCAAGAGTCTTACAAAGAAACTCTGGAAGTTGTATCCCCAGGCGAAAAAATgaactgggaagtcaactggtaccagttcgttCCCAGTTGCCTCCAACTGGTCATGAACTGGAACCAAGTGGGATCAAactggcggcaactggaaactaaagtggtaccagttcaagctgggctggtggcaactggaaagtgaagtggtaccagttcaagctgggctggtggcaactggacatgaactggtaccagttcaaactgggctggtggcaagtggacatgagctggtaccagttcaagctgggcaggtggcaactggcaagtgaagtggtaccagttcaaactgggctggtggcaactggacatgaactggtaccagttcaaactgggctggaggcaactggacatgacctggtaccagttgaaggtgggggtggcaactggaaagtgaagtggtgcgccagttcaaactgggctggtggcaactggacatgaactggtaccagttcaaactgggctggaggcaactggacatgacctggtaccagttgaaggtGGGGGtcgcaactggaaagtgaagtggtgcgccagttcaaactgggctggtggcaactggacataaactggtaccagttcaaactgggctggaggcaactggacatgacctggtaccagttcaagctgggcaggtggcaactggaaagtgaagtggtgccagTTCAAGCTCGACCAGCTGACATGTTTGggagaagtttcggtttggggGTTCCGGGATAGGTTTGCAATAACATATATGAAGATTACGAAAGAAAGGTTGGGGGGACGATCGGAAAGCAACTTTATAGTAAAAAAATcatatttctattttttttttgaaggtgCGCTAATGTTAACAAAAGCTAATTTGGAATTATTATGTTTGCATATTttgcgcgttcctgctcccctGATGAATGACGCGTTTGAACAAGATGTAACGGTCGCTTGCTGCTTCAAGATGCAGCGTTCGCGCTTGTCTGCCGTGTTTTGACTTTTCGCGTTCGTCTCAGCATGTCCCAAGTGACATTTTTGCTCTTAATGTTATTAGCGTGACATGCGACAATATAAATTACAGTGAGCGTCATCGGCTTCAGTACGACCAGACAGGTGTCATGCGATTGCGGCTCTGTTGCAGCTGCGAAGACTGCTTCATCGTGAGTACTATGCTCAAGTGTTTTTTGATTCCTGCGAATAAAGCAGAAATATAAATAATGGTACCGTCCTGCTGCACGTAAAGTTTGTCTCCCCAGTGTGTTGCACGAGAACATATTGACGCGTTTCTTTCACGACCAACGCCCGGTTTATGTAAATGCGATGTTAACGTTAACAAAGCAACTTTTTGCACACCACACGCTGTGAAAAGTGTCTCTTGGTTTCTCGTTcttttattcatcatgtgccgttagTCTGCGTGTTCCCGCTTTTAATGCATGTCATTCTCGTGTTTCAGATCCTTCACACGGAAAACACGGGTTGCTCTAGAATCCGCATAGCTCACCAGAGTACGCGTGGCGTGGATCGGAAAAGCATGTGAGTCTGTCTGAGTAGTTGTGCCTTTCAATTCATGTTTTGGTGATAATATTGTGCTTCACAGGACGACTGCGAAGCAATATGTCGGACTCCACAAGCGCCTTCTGTAACGGGGGATACACAGGAAAGGTGAGTGTCTGCGACATATGTGTGTAtagtgaactaaatgaattagtaATGATAGCTCTTCTGCAGCTCTATACGTAGAAAACCAACTGATGACATGACTTCCACGGCTGCCCGGAATGCTTCCTGTTTTCCTCAACCGTTTCTGTAAAGTCAGTGAGAAACTGCATCGTGAAATACAAAATGTCTGTTTCAGAAGTGCACAATAAAATAATTCAT
This sequence is a window from Ornithodoros turicata isolate Travis chromosome 10, ASM3712646v1, whole genome shotgun sequence. Protein-coding genes within it:
- the LOC135370967 gene encoding SH2B adapter protein 1-like; the protein is MATSPNGDGEERPQWPEFCEKHARIAATEFAQSYQLFIADHSEIGKSVDYAEIGRRFADVFLEHYVAEVNRRHDETAGGVAGASATNGGGGGSQEPIAAARPAIKAPSGTCSHDNLRSFAANHEDYSDLSEPEGEASPKVHHRPFFRRLSFKGLKRGKGLFHKQHSDEVELSGVQHHHPFDRRSKGDKHEKTKYSKVIVECVKEGTVNYVSGENIDGRQKWEKCRLALVKTSGGYMLEFYAPPKSVKPRSGVFCFLVNDARETTALEMPDHENTFVLKAEPHAEYVIEAHDPESMKSWLCAIHYCMRHLGDTSEESTRPRLTTPTTDPLARLREQQTNIKKVAEGGDASTPTASAAGAVTVTPRPISTDTQATPGRDTQSGNESGGTAASDPETAAADLYQSLREYPWFHGTLSRSDAAQLVLREGPLGHGVFLVRQSETRKGECVLTFNFQGRAKHLRMTLNPEEQCRVQHLWFQTIFDMLEHFRVHPIPLESGGASDVTLTDFVLASQPPDGNAGPPAELLTYSGSVRLRTASLENLQATHPSHGRAVENTYSFV
- the LOC135370969 gene encoding uncharacterized protein LOC135370969 — encoded protein: MSGGFIQLPYRFSEDIRTLDSGPLFERKFETNVRYESDPQQYRTTLEMKKRYIPSHFCSTMVIDLETMEQESYKETLEVVSRIVPVGHGETVFSFEKEPCTVYTSSVTYDTRSVDYWYTSGVDLIPIERPATCQDNNAGSSGQEEDSLIRHEL